One window of the Spea bombifrons isolate aSpeBom1 chromosome 8, aSpeBom1.2.pri, whole genome shotgun sequence genome contains the following:
- the RAB14 gene encoding ras-related protein Rab-14, with amino-acid sequence MATAPYNYSYIFKYIIIGDMGVGKSCLLHQFTEKKFMADCPHTIGVEFGTRIIEVSGQKIKLQIWDTAGQERFRAVTRSYYRGAAGALMVYDITRRSTYNHLSSWLTDARNLTNPNTVIILIGNKADLEAQRDVTYEEAKQFAEENGLLFLEASAKTGENVEDAFLEAAKKIYQNIQDGSLDLNAAESGVQHKPSAPQGGRLSNEPQPQREGCGC; translated from the exons ATGGCAACCGCACCTTACAACTACTCTTACATCTTTAAGTACATCATCATCG GTGACATGGGAGTGGGAAAGTCCTGCCTGCTGCACCAGtttacagaaaagaaat TTATGGCAGATTGTCCTCACACAATCGGCGTTGAATTTGGCACTCGGATAATCGAAGTCAGCGGCCAAAAAATTAAACTGCAGATCTGGGATACGGCAGGACAGGAGAGGTTTAGAGCCGTGACCCGGAGCTATTATAGAGGTGCTGCTGGGGCCCTTATGGTCTACGACATAACTAG GAGAAGCACGTACAACCATTTAAGCAGCTGGCTGACGGACGCAAGGAACCTCACCAATCCTAATACT GTCATCATTCTTATAGGAAACAAAGCCGACCTGGAAGCCCAGAGGGATGTTACGTACGAAGAGGCCAAGCAGTTTGCTGAGGAGAACG GTCTTTTGTTCCTAGAAGCGAGCGCAAAGAC GGGTGAGAACGTCGAAGATGCTTTCCTAGAAGCCGCCAAGAAGATCTACCAAAATATCCAAGATGGCAGCCTGGACCTGAACGCGGCGGAATCCGGAGTACAACACAAACCCTCCGCTCCCCAAGGCGGGCGGCTATCCAACGAGCCCCAGCCGCAGAGAGAAGGCTGCGGATGCTAA